In Nicotiana tabacum cultivar K326 chromosome 19, ASM71507v2, whole genome shotgun sequence, one DNA window encodes the following:
- the LOC107810991 gene encoding protein FLUORESCENT IN BLUE LIGHT, chloroplastic isoform X2, whose translation MTMMLKQWLLSQNPSPHLPKAGPLKCIFESGQLSKKHIKKASKCIHIDFKFRYPAATLIVTNALMMTSPLEALAQTCEADTSSVFNMPLLLFVALVGATVGGLVARQRKAELQRLNEQLRQINAALRRQAKIESYAPSLSYAPVGARIAESEVINDPRKEELIYHLKNGKNFLRNQAPEKAFVEFKTALELAQNVNDPIEEKKAARGLGASLQRQGKYKEAIEYHSMVLDISSRNGEDSGSTEAYGAIADCYTELGDMERAAKYYDQYIARLQSD comes from the exons ATGACGATGATGTTGAAGCAATGGCTTCTTTCACAGAACCCTTCCCCTCACTTACCCAAAGCTGGTCCTCTCAAATGCATCTTCGAGTCTGGGCAGCTCAGTAAGAAACATATCAAGAAAGCTTCAAAATGCATTCACATTGATTTCAAG TTCAGATACCCTGCAGCAACATTAATCGTGACTAATGCATTGATGATGACTTCACCTTTAGAAGCTTTGGCTCAAACATGTGAAGCTGATACTTCTTCTGTCTTCAATATGCCATTATTGCTGTTTGTTGCCCTCGTTGGGGCCACAGTGGGAG GACTAGTTGCACGTCAGAGAAAAGCGGAACTGCAGCGGTTGAATGAGCAGCTCCGCCAGATCAATGCGGCGCTAAGAAGGCAAGCCAAAATAGAGTCCTATGCACCTAGCTTAAGTTATGCTCCTGTTGGTGCCAGGATTGCAGAAAGTGAAGTGATTAATGATCCAAGAAAGGAGGAATTAATTTATCACTTGAAAAATGGAAAGAATTTTCTGAGAAATCAAGCCCCAGAAAAGGCATTTGTGGAGTTTAAAACAGCTCTTGAGCTTGCACAGAATGTAAATGATCCTATAGAGGAAAAGAAGGCAGCAAGAGGATTAG GGGCATCATTACAAAGGCAGGGCAAGTACAAGGAAGCCATTGAATACCACTCTATGGTTCTTGATATCTCATCAAGAAATGGAGAGGATTCCGGGAGCACGGAAGCTTATGGAGCAATAGCTGATTGTTATACCGAGCTTGGAGATATGGAACGGGCTGCAAAATACTATGACCAATATATTGCTAGGCTACAGAGTGATTAA
- the LOC107810991 gene encoding protein FLUORESCENT IN BLUE LIGHT, chloroplastic isoform X1, translated as MTMMLKQWLLSQNPSPHLPKAGPLKCIFESGQLSKKHIKKASKCIHIDFKKILQFRYPAATLIVTNALMMTSPLEALAQTCEADTSSVFNMPLLLFVALVGATVGGLVARQRKAELQRLNEQLRQINAALRRQAKIESYAPSLSYAPVGARIAESEVINDPRKEELIYHLKNGKNFLRNQAPEKAFVEFKTALELAQNVNDPIEEKKAARGLGASLQRQGKYKEAIEYHSMVLDISSRNGEDSGSTEAYGAIADCYTELGDMERAAKYYDQYIARLQSD; from the exons ATGACGATGATGTTGAAGCAATGGCTTCTTTCACAGAACCCTTCCCCTCACTTACCCAAAGCTGGTCCTCTCAAATGCATCTTCGAGTCTGGGCAGCTCAGTAAGAAACATATCAAGAAAGCTTCAAAATGCATTCACATTGATTTCAAG AAAATTTTGCAGTTCAGATACCCTGCAGCAACATTAATCGTGACTAATGCATTGATGATGACTTCACCTTTAGAAGCTTTGGCTCAAACATGTGAAGCTGATACTTCTTCTGTCTTCAATATGCCATTATTGCTGTTTGTTGCCCTCGTTGGGGCCACAGTGGGAG GACTAGTTGCACGTCAGAGAAAAGCGGAACTGCAGCGGTTGAATGAGCAGCTCCGCCAGATCAATGCGGCGCTAAGAAGGCAAGCCAAAATAGAGTCCTATGCACCTAGCTTAAGTTATGCTCCTGTTGGTGCCAGGATTGCAGAAAGTGAAGTGATTAATGATCCAAGAAAGGAGGAATTAATTTATCACTTGAAAAATGGAAAGAATTTTCTGAGAAATCAAGCCCCAGAAAAGGCATTTGTGGAGTTTAAAACAGCTCTTGAGCTTGCACAGAATGTAAATGATCCTATAGAGGAAAAGAAGGCAGCAAGAGGATTAG GGGCATCATTACAAAGGCAGGGCAAGTACAAGGAAGCCATTGAATACCACTCTATGGTTCTTGATATCTCATCAAGAAATGGAGAGGATTCCGGGAGCACGGAAGCTTATGGAGCAATAGCTGATTGTTATACCGAGCTTGGAGATATGGAACGGGCTGCAAAATACTATGACCAATATATTGCTAGGCTACAGAGTGATTAA